In one Ictalurus punctatus breed USDA103 chromosome 19, Coco_2.0, whole genome shotgun sequence genomic region, the following are encoded:
- the rab3ip gene encoding rab-3A-interacting protein isoform X1 produces MASEPLEGFHEVNLASPTTPDLHGINEPHAPKPSAPPSTLYRTHSLTSNPCPPNALYVDQLPTQPVYPAPRDLDNDEPHNGSLPGLEGSASQEGGPGDGSALLGEEGEDPLSLSTDSLSRLRSPSVMEVREKGYERLKEELAKAQRELKLKDEECERLSKVRDQLGQELEELTASLFEEAHKMVREANVKQATAEKQLKEALGKIDVLQAEVAALKTLVLSTSPTSPCKELPSGSKVPFKKGHVRNKSTSSAMLGSQQELSVTQPIVRDCKEVDSILFNEFKAWKEEPTFERSCSFLDRIYREDIYPCLTFCKSELGSAILEAVERNTLSVEPVGFQPLPVVKASAVECGGPKKCALSGQTKTCKHRIKFGDSSNYYYVSPFCRYRITSVCNFFTYIRYIHQGLVKQQDAEQMFWEVMQLRKEMSYAKLGYFRDEL; encoded by the exons ATGGCCAGCGAACCCCTCGAAGGTTTCCACGAGGTGAACCTGGCATCACCCACCACCCCGGACTTGCACGGCATCAACGAGCCACACGCTCCGAAGCCCAGCGCACCACCCAGTACGCTGTACCGTACACACTCCCTGACCTCTAACCCCTGTCCTCCTAATGCTCTCTATGTCGACCAGTTACCCACCCAGCCAGTTTACCCTGCTCCCAGAGACCTGGACAACGATGAGCCGCACAATGGCAG CTTGCCTGGACTGGAGGGCTCAGCCTCACAGGAGGGAGGGCCAGGTGATGGGAGCGCCTTATTGGGCGAAGAGGGAGAAGATCCCTTGAGCCTGAGCACAGACAGCCTATCACGACTCAGAAGCCCTTCTGTGATGGAAGTCAGAGAAAAAGGATACGAGCGGCTGAAGGAAGAGCTCGCCAAAGCTCAGAGG GAGCTTAAGTTAAAAGACGAGGAGTGTGAGAGACTTTCTAAAGTCAGGGACCAGCTGGGGCAGGAGCTGGAGGAACTCACTGCTAGCCTGTTTgag GAGGCTCATAAGATGGTGCGAGAAGCGAACGTGAAGCAGGCCACAGCAGAGAAGCAGCTGAAGGAAGCCCTCGGGAAG ATTGATGTTCTCCAGGCCGAGGTGGCTGCACTGAAGACACTCGTTCTGTCCACGTCTCCTACGTCACCATGTAAGGAGCTGCCATCTGGCTCCAAGGTGCCATTTAAGAAAGGCCACGTGCGAAACAAGAGCACCAGTAGTGCAATGCTGGGCAGCCAGCAGGAGCTTAGTGTTACTCAGCCCATTGTACGTGACTGCAAGGAG GTGGACTCCATTCTGTTTAATGAGTTTAAGGCATGGAAGGAGGAACCCACGTTTGAGCGGAGTTGCTCTTTCTTGGACCGAATCTACAGAGAGGACATTTATCCATGTCTCACGTTCTGCAAGAGTGAG ctGGGCTCAGCGATCTTAGAGGCTGTGGAGAGAAACACACTGAGTGTGGAGCCAGTGGGATTCCAGCCGCTGCCAGTAGTCAAAGCCTCAGCTGTGGAGTGTGGAGGGCCCAA AAAATGCGCCCTCAGTGGCCAGACTAAAACCTGCAAGCACAGAATCAAATTCGGGGACTCCAGCAACTACTATTACGTGTCTCCATTCTGTCGGTATCGG ATCACCTCCGTCTGTAACTTCTTTACCTACATTCGCTACATCCACCAAGGACTGGTCAAGCAGCAGGACG CTGAACAGATGTTCTGGGAGGTCATGCAGCTGCGGAAGGAGATGTCATACGCCAAGCTGGGCTACTTCAGAGATGAACTGTGA
- the rab3ip gene encoding rab-3A-interacting protein isoform X2 codes for MASEPLEGFHEVNLASPTTPDLHGINEPHAPKPSAPPSTLYRTHSLTSNPCPPNALYVDQLPTQPVYPAPRDLDNDEPHNGSLPGLEGSASQEGGPGDGSALLGEEGEDPLSLSTDSLSRLRSPSVMEVREKGYERLKEELAKAQREAHKMVREANVKQATAEKQLKEALGKIDVLQAEVAALKTLVLSTSPTSPCKELPSGSKVPFKKGHVRNKSTSSAMLGSQQELSVTQPIVRDCKEVDSILFNEFKAWKEEPTFERSCSFLDRIYREDIYPCLTFCKSELGSAILEAVERNTLSVEPVGFQPLPVVKASAVECGGPKKCALSGQTKTCKHRIKFGDSSNYYYVSPFCRYRITSVCNFFTYIRYIHQGLVKQQDAEQMFWEVMQLRKEMSYAKLGYFRDEL; via the exons ATGGCCAGCGAACCCCTCGAAGGTTTCCACGAGGTGAACCTGGCATCACCCACCACCCCGGACTTGCACGGCATCAACGAGCCACACGCTCCGAAGCCCAGCGCACCACCCAGTACGCTGTACCGTACACACTCCCTGACCTCTAACCCCTGTCCTCCTAATGCTCTCTATGTCGACCAGTTACCCACCCAGCCAGTTTACCCTGCTCCCAGAGACCTGGACAACGATGAGCCGCACAATGGCAG CTTGCCTGGACTGGAGGGCTCAGCCTCACAGGAGGGAGGGCCAGGTGATGGGAGCGCCTTATTGGGCGAAGAGGGAGAAGATCCCTTGAGCCTGAGCACAGACAGCCTATCACGACTCAGAAGCCCTTCTGTGATGGAAGTCAGAGAAAAAGGATACGAGCGGCTGAAGGAAGAGCTCGCCAAAGCTCAGAGG GAGGCTCATAAGATGGTGCGAGAAGCGAACGTGAAGCAGGCCACAGCAGAGAAGCAGCTGAAGGAAGCCCTCGGGAAG ATTGATGTTCTCCAGGCCGAGGTGGCTGCACTGAAGACACTCGTTCTGTCCACGTCTCCTACGTCACCATGTAAGGAGCTGCCATCTGGCTCCAAGGTGCCATTTAAGAAAGGCCACGTGCGAAACAAGAGCACCAGTAGTGCAATGCTGGGCAGCCAGCAGGAGCTTAGTGTTACTCAGCCCATTGTACGTGACTGCAAGGAG GTGGACTCCATTCTGTTTAATGAGTTTAAGGCATGGAAGGAGGAACCCACGTTTGAGCGGAGTTGCTCTTTCTTGGACCGAATCTACAGAGAGGACATTTATCCATGTCTCACGTTCTGCAAGAGTGAG ctGGGCTCAGCGATCTTAGAGGCTGTGGAGAGAAACACACTGAGTGTGGAGCCAGTGGGATTCCAGCCGCTGCCAGTAGTCAAAGCCTCAGCTGTGGAGTGTGGAGGGCCCAA AAAATGCGCCCTCAGTGGCCAGACTAAAACCTGCAAGCACAGAATCAAATTCGGGGACTCCAGCAACTACTATTACGTGTCTCCATTCTGTCGGTATCGG ATCACCTCCGTCTGTAACTTCTTTACCTACATTCGCTACATCCACCAAGGACTGGTCAAGCAGCAGGACG CTGAACAGATGTTCTGGGAGGTCATGCAGCTGCGGAAGGAGATGTCATACGCCAAGCTGGGCTACTTCAGAGATGAACTGTGA